The Juglans regia cultivar Chandler chromosome 16, Walnut 2.0, whole genome shotgun sequence nucleotide sequence aagaacaaaataatatcacaacctagctatatatatatatatatatatatatatataaatccgaTGCAAACAAGTTGAACATCACGAGTACCCTTTCTAGCTCTGAGAAGTTGATCGAGGATGACCCTCAACTACTAGATTAATGAGACTTCAGGACCTCAAAAGATAGTAACACACTAACCGTTACCTCATCCAAACATCATGTTACATGCACCAGTAATATACAACGGTTTCATGGTCATGGACCATATGCCATAAATGCCAAAAACAGATAattagaagatattttatttctattagtTTAGTCAAACACAAAGGTAATTAATGATCTTggtaatttcaatatatatgacgcctataaatataaatatatttctaatattttttattattctgtgAATTAAGGCTGTAACTAGCGGCGTTGTTATAAATATAGCCTAAGGCTGTGACTTGGTTGacataatttttagtttttaaaataaaggtctggagttcgaaaccctcctaaaaaaaaaaaaaaactagcttgACGTTGTTAAAAGTTATATATCCTATGGGCGCTCTGATCTTTTAGCattgttttgcttttttgtaatctttgttttttttttttcttttctttcatctaTAATGCGAATAAGATTTACGTTAAATTCTTTAACTACTTTTGTTCTAATTTTGAACTGATATTTATTCCGTTTTCGAAATTAATAACGAAATGGAGAGGTGTACGTACGATGTTGCGTATAAAATTGTGTATGACTAAAGTAATCCCAGGGATGtacagtgaaaaaaaaaagctgtgGCAATGATGAGAGGGAGGGGCAAAGTGGGCGCAGGATAAGCATGTGGGCATTGCCTTTAGAATGCACGCTGGCTTGGCCATCCTAAAGTGCCTTAAACCATATTCTTCTTAaagttgcaaaaaataaaaaatcttacatATATGGTTAGTCACATTTTACAGATAGAATTTACAGTGAATGAAtatcactttcttttttcttttgttgatctGGAGAATATCAAAAGCCACAAACCTGAGGTTGTAGTTATGGtcattcttttatatattcacTCTTCCTAGTTTGACTGATGTTTGTGTCATATTATTTAAGATGTATATATATCGATCATGGAGCTACCTTTTTCGGAGCTTTTGTTTGGTTGACTCAGGGGAGTGTGCATGGTTTATGTGGATTTGATGGGATTACAGTgtcttgattttttgtttgtatgtCCAAATCACATCGGGTATGAAATTTGACTGAAAGGCAGACTTTGAACGACTGTCGACCTTCTGAGTTTCTGTTACTTTaagattatatatgtaaaaCTCGGGTAGCTTCCACCCACAGCAAAAGCTCTTGGTTTTCTTGCATTCTTGAATATCCTCTCCcccatgttaattttttttttttatctgcttTCTTCTTTACTTGTCTATGTATGTTTATGAGTTAGTTTGTGAGGTTGAGACTGGCTGGGTAGATGATCTATAGCTGGGGATACTAAGTTGGGAAAATTTAATATAGGAAATAGGTTGTCTTGATTGTGTTCTTGCCTGACAACTTTTGCCTGCTGTTGGATGAGGAAGGTCTTATAATCTAGGCGCACTCTCAAAgaatctcttttttctttcaagaagGTGTATGTTAAGGAGCATCTGATGAACACATAGAGCCAAATAAAAAGGATTAGTCATGAAGTTTATGAAACTCGGATCTCGGCCAGATACTTTCTATACTACTGAGGCTGTAAGGTAAGAGTACTCTTCTCCACTTGAACAAGTGGTTACATTTTAACTCAAGGAATAAACTATATAtgagtttgttttttcttaattcAGGTCAGTCAACTCTGAAGTCTCTAGTGATCTTATAATTCAGGTGAATGGAAGCAAATACTTGCTTCACAAGGTAAATTTAGAAACCTTTCATGAGAAGTTTTGATCTTTGTGTTTAGTTTAGGATAATTTAGTTTGATAAATGATGCTATTCGGTTAAAAAATGATCTCTGTGTTCTCTTAAAAGTGACTCATATGTGTTCATGGCACAGTTTCCTGTTTTGTCCAAGTGCTTGCGCCTGCAGAGGCTATGCTCTGAATCTCCTGAATCCTCACAAAATCAAATATTCCAACTTCCCGATTTCCCTGGTGGCATTGAAGCATTTGAACTATGTGCAAAGTTTTGCTATGGTATTACAATCACACTCAGTTCCTACAACATTGTATCTGCTCGGTGTGCTGCTGAGTATCTGCAGATGACAGAGGATGTTGAGAAGGGGAACCTAATATACAAGCTGGAAGTTTTCTTCAATTCCTGCATTCTTCACGGGTGGAAGGATTCCATTGTGACCTTACAAAGCGCCAAAGCCTTTTATTTGTGGTCAGAAGACCTTGCAATAACAAGCAGATGCATTGAAGCAATTGCTTCTAAAGTCTTAAGTCACCCCTCAAAGGTTAGTTTGTCGCATAGCTATTCCCGGCGGGGGAGGGACGATATATCATGCAACGGTGCAGAGAGTCAGAGATATAAACCAGAAACCATGGGTTGGTGGGCAGAAGATATAGCAGAATTGGGCATAGACCTTTATTGGAGAACCATGATAGCAATTAAATCTTGTGGAAAGGTACCGTCTAATCTTCTGGGAGATGCATTGAGAATCTATGCCTCCAAATGGCTGCCCAATATATCAAGGGATGGATTTGTGAATAAGGAAACAGCATCAGACTCTGATTCAGACTCAATTGTTGGGGTAACATCAAAGCATAAGCTGATCTTGGAATCAATAGTAAGCTTACTCCCAGCAGAAAAGGGTGCTGCTTCTTCTGGTTTTCTACTTAAACTCTTGAAGGCAGCCAACATCCTaaatgcttcttcttctttaaagatGGAATTGGCCAGAAGAGTGGGTCTTCAGTTAGATGAAGCAAGAGTCAGTGATCTGTTAATACCCTCTCTATCATATTCGAACGATACACTATATGATGTAGACATAGTCATGACCATATTGGAGCAGTTCAAGTTACAAGGACAGAGCCCCCCAACTAGTCCTCCAAGATCAAAGCTGAAAATTGAAAGGAGAAGGTCTCGGTCTgcagaaaatattgaatttgagTTCCAGGAGAGTAGGAGGTCCTCTTCAGCTTCTCATAGCTCAAAACTGAAGGTGGCAAAGCTGGTTGATGGGTATCTTCAAGAGATTGCTCGGGATGTGAGTTTGCCTTTGTCAAAGTTTATTGCAATATCTGAAGCCATTCCCCACTTTGCAAGGCTGGACCATGATGATCTCTACAGAGCAATTGACATTTATCTCAAGGTAAATTAACATGATGGCCATTTGATTTCTCATATTGTCCATAATTCACACTAATAGATCAAAATTTTTCAGGACACATATCACTGTCACATAGTGGAATGTGGATCACTATTTCCAGTAGATAACCAACTCTTGTGACCTTCAAGTCTTAGGCTGACCGAGCCATATTTTGGCATATGTGGAATTTTGTTTTGGATGGTAGTACCAGAATTTCTGTAACTAAGGGTCTGTGGTTGATGTGATTAAGATGTCATTTGCTGACCTATAGAGATTTACCAAAAACATGCCTAGATAATAAATAGGGTTTATAATTGCACATCTTCTACTATTTCCTAGGTaggtgaaaaagttgaaaaatcgTGTCTGTAATCTTATTTGGCTTACTGTCAATTTTCTTCGATTTAGACTTCTACTTTGTAGGAACaatttgtgcataatataatcTTACGTTTACATAGTTAACCTATGCAGAAAATCAGCAGGGTTTGACTGGTGTGTCttccttatttttctttgaattaaagaaatggaaaacaaataaactatatgtgtatatatatgtgtgtgtgtgtgtgtgtgtgtatgaatTTCAGATCACTGTTTTTCTTATCCCTGAAAAATCCAGGCTCATCCAGATCTCAACAAGTGCGACAGGAAGAGGTTGTGTCGAATCCTAGACTGCAAAAAGCTATCAATGGAGGCGTGCATCCACGCTGCACAAAATGAGCTACTCCCCTTGAGAGTGATAGTGCAAGTTCTTTTCTTTGAGCAAGCTCGGGCAGCCATGGCTGGTGGTAAAGTGACTGAGCTGCCTAGCAATATTAAGGCACTCTTGGCCACACAAGGAATTGATCCATCAAGGCCTCCAGCACCATTAAGTACCACTACTACCATCCCAGCTGAGGACCAGTGGAGCGTCTCTGGCCTTAAATCACCAAAGTCAAGCATGTCAACTTTAAGGATGAAGCTGGCCGAGGATGATGACTTGGATGAAATTAGCAGAAATGCTAGGCTTAAGACTCCCTCTGCTCTTCCTAACAGACCCAAAAGGATGTTGAGTAAGTTGTGGTCCATCAACAAAAGTGCCAGTGAAAAGAACTGagtgatttttgtttattttgcgCTTGGAGATGGTTAATTTAAGGAGGTAAAATATACTCTAGTTCTTCTTTTGTTCTGCACAATGCCTTGTAATTTTGAGGGAAAACCACTTGAGATTCTTAATGGGCATTGCAATCTATTGGAATAAGAAACAATATTATCAAGATGTGAGAGAGATCACTTGATGGCTGCAACTATTCTATGCTAGCACATTCCAAATTCACCAAACTCAATCAATGGGATGTGCCTAGAGCTTCTTAGTCAATAGAATATGATCTGGGTCTTCTTTTTATCCAACCACTCAATATGTTTGTTAGTGATATTTACTCAATATGTTTATTAGGACTTGGGAAGTACTCAAATCTACATATGCAATCCGCAGCCACATGCATATTCAATGTATTCAGTTTTCCCTAACCAAACTTACAGCTTGGACAATAAAGAATGAAGTACAAATATAAACATTAGGTACTAGATGGTTGTTGCCATATAATTTCCAGTCATATTATCTTTAAAGCATGTGCCCTTTCAATCAAAAAAATGGAACAAACAGTGTCCAAATACAGTATCCAATAAAGGGAAAAGTGCATGCGCCTTGAGGGATATGATGAGGTACCATATATTATGGTTTGACCTGGATGGTAGCTCAGATAG carries:
- the LOC108981536 gene encoding BTB/POZ domain-containing protein At1g67900-like — encoded protein: MKFMKLGSRPDTFYTTEAVRSVNSEVSSDLIIQVNGSKYLLHKFPVLSKCLRLQRLCSESPESSQNQIFQLPDFPGGIEAFELCAKFCYGITITLSSYNIVSARCAAEYLQMTEDVEKGNLIYKLEVFFNSCILHGWKDSIVTLQSAKAFYLWSEDLAITSRCIEAIASKVLSHPSKVSLSHSYSRRGRDDISCNGAESQRYKPETMGWWAEDIAELGIDLYWRTMIAIKSCGKVPSNLLGDALRIYASKWLPNISRDGFVNKETASDSDSDSIVGVTSKHKLILESIVSLLPAEKGAASSGFLLKLLKAANILNASSSLKMELARRVGLQLDEARVSDLLIPSLSYSNDTLYDVDIVMTILEQFKLQGQSPPTSPPRSKLKIERRRSRSAENIEFEFQESRRSSSASHSSKLKVAKLVDGYLQEIARDVSLPLSKFIAISEAIPHFARLDHDDLYRAIDIYLKAHPDLNKCDRKRLCRILDCKKLSMEACIHAAQNELLPLRVIVQVLFFEQARAAMAGGKVTELPSNIKALLATQGIDPSRPPAPLSTTTTIPAEDQWSVSGLKSPKSSMSTLRMKLAEDDDLDEISRNARLKTPSALPNRPKRMLSKLWSINKSASEKN